Within Topomyia yanbarensis strain Yona2022 chromosome 2, ASM3024719v1, whole genome shotgun sequence, the genomic segment ACAACATTTCCTTACTAAAGATTTAAGGTTTCGTAAGAAATGTTAGCCCTGGGGCCCGACGTGGTTCTCGAAGGCCCAGGTCCTCTTTAATTATTTCGTGAACCGTTAACAATTGTTTTTCTATAAAATCCATGATATCCTCCAATGTGTGTCGAAATTTCACAACAGAATACTGGGAAAGCGAATTCATTGCTTGGAGTTAGAGCTCATTCAAATTTAGGTCAGCAACTTGAGAAGACCGTCCTTACCCACCAAACGAAGCAGGGATGATACAACTCCATTCTAGGATgcggttgaataatattttttaccaATTCTCTTTGTTCTATTCTAAACTATTTTAATACATTTTGAATAGttatttttatcattaaaaaagaatcttaatagttttattacttCTCGTTACGACATTGTATTTCAAAAACTCACGAAGCTATCAAAGATTGGTGATTAATTGACACGATCAAAAACTTCACACCTTCCATAACCCAAAAAGACGAAAATAAAAGCAACCTTTCACTTCAACTTATTTCAGCGGAAAACGGTACTTCTCAAACACCGCAAGCTCTAACCGGTTCTCGACGTGGAAAAAACTACAAATTTGGCTCCAATGACGCAAAAGGAGGCGACTACCTGTGCCTCACCCCAGGATGCATTCATTCGGGTCAGTAACTTGTTTTCAGTGTTAATATTCAATGTCCATCATACTGATACATTTACGCTCGTCCTACAGCTTCCAAGGCGCTAGATCAGATGGATTCTAGTGTGGAGCCATGTGATGATTTCTACAATTATGCCTGCGGTAAAATGCTTAAGGAGACCAACATCCCGGATGAAAAGGTATCTGTGAATACGTTTTCGGTCATCGGCGATCAATTGCAGGAACAACTGCGCTCGTTGGTGAGTGAAGAAATTGGTGAAAACGAAGGAACACCATTCAAGCTTGCCAAAAATCTGTTCAAGCTGTGTATGAATAAAAGTAAGTTAATGTGCCAATTATGCGTGTATTTAGGCTTAATGAATATTATTTCCAAATCAGCACGAATTGAGGAAAAAGGCATTCAACCTCTATTGGACATCCTGGATGTATTGGGAGGCTGGCCAGTGTTGAAGGGTGACCAGTGGGACTCAGACTCATCTTGGTCATGGGTAAAGTCGGTCAAGGATTTCCGCCAGCAAGGCTACAGTACTGATTATTTCTTCGACTTCTCTGTGGGTACCGATTTGAAGAACTCTACTCGTAGAATAATTGATGTAAGTTTACTCCTTTTCACGTTAaaaagtaatttaaaaaaatataattaaatgtaatttaatttttacagaCGGACCAAGCTGCACTTGGAATTAGCCGCGAATATCTAGTCAAGGGCTTCGAAAGCCCAATAGTTACAGCTTACTATAGCTACATGGTCGACATGGCAGTCCTGTTGGGTGCCGAAGAAGCACGTGCCAAGCGGGAACTTCTCGATTCTCTCAATTTCGAAATAGCTCTAGCCAATATTTCATTGCCGAACGAGAAACGTCGTAATGCCACTGCCCTGTACAACCCGATGACCGTCAAGGAATTCCAGTCCAAATATCCATATACAAACTGGACCGAATACTTCAACATGATTCTCAAGGATACCGGAATTAGTATCGATGAAAATGAAGTGATTATTGTCAGTGTTCCTAGCTTCATGGAGCAATTGGGACCATTACTGCAAAATACGCCAAAAAGAACCATGGCAAATTATGTAATGTGGCGTATCAGTGGGTTCTCCTCATTCTTCCTCACTGAGAAACTACGAAAACGACAGTTACAGTATAGTACAGCTCTAAGTGGAAAGCAGGAACAGGAACCTCGCTGGAAGGAGTGCGTCGATATTACGTCGGGAAGTCTACCGATATCAGTGGGCGCGTTA encodes:
- the LOC131684347 gene encoding neprilysin-2-like isoform X2; the protein is MTSTTMQTVIKNPSWWRRRTALEKVLTLISVVCAIAVVALLISLLSVLLTDRIHESENGTSQTPQALTGSRRGKNYKFGSNDAKGGDYLCLTPGCIHSASKALDQMDSSVEPCDDFYNYACGKMLKETNIPDEKVSVNTFSVIGDQLQEQLRSLVSEEIGENEGTPFKLAKNLFKLCMNKTRIEEKGIQPLLDILDVLGGWPVLKGDQWDSDSSWSWVKSVKDFRQQGYSTDYFFDFSVGTDLKNSTRRIIDTDQAALGISREYLVKGFESPIVTAYYSYMVDMAVLLGAEEARAKRELLDSLNFEIALANISLPNEKRRNATALYNPMTVKEFQSKYPYTNWTEYFNMILKDTGISIDENEVIIVSVPSFMEQLGPLLQNTPKRTMANYVMWRISGFSSFFLTEKLRKRQLQYSTALSGKQEQEPRWKECVDITSGSLPISVGALYIRKYFKEDSKRAALDMVNDIKSVFVDLLKKVDWMDEITRQSALEKVDSMVTHIGYPDELMDDKKIAEYYDDLQFKPEDNYLNTILYMNQFGTTKAFKKLRQSVNKTDWITHSRPAVVNAFYSSIENSIQFPAGILQGQFFSYDRPKYMNYGAIGFVIGHEITHGFDDQGRQFDKNGNLVEWWQPDTKKAYLEKARCIIEQYGNYTEPNVKLNLNGINTQGENIADNGGIKDAYYAYRKWAEKNGPEPRLPGLDMTPEQMFWLSAAQTWCSVYRPETMKMRITTGVHSPGQFRVLGPMSNMIEFSKDFNCPAGSPMNPAQKCEVW